From Sphingomonas hengshuiensis, one genomic window encodes:
- a CDS encoding sensor histidine kinase, which produces MVDIAAYLHELCAALAEALFLRGAIALNCDAEPATMPRDRAVTLGLIVNELVTNAAKHAFTDRETGTITVRFVSAEPGWRLIVADNGTGIPAERAPRPGSGLGQRLIDGFARQAGGTIDTRSGPKGTTVTVLLTE; this is translated from the coding sequence ATGGTCGACATCGCTGCCTATCTCCACGAACTCTGCGCCGCGCTGGCCGAGGCGCTGTTCCTGCGCGGCGCGATCGCGCTGAACTGCGATGCCGAACCCGCCACGATGCCGCGCGACCGCGCCGTGACGCTGGGGCTGATCGTCAACGAACTCGTCACCAACGCCGCCAAGCACGCCTTCACCGATCGCGAAACCGGCACGATCACGGTTCGCTTCGTCTCCGCCGAACCGGGATGGCGGCTGATCGTCGCCGACAACGGCACCGGCATCCCCGCCGAACGCGCACCCCGTCCCGGCAGCGGGCTCGGCCAACGGCTGATCGACGGGTTTGCGCGTCAGGCAGGCGGCACGATCGACACGCGCAGCGGCCCCAAAGGCACCACCGTCACTGTCCTGCTGACCGAGTAA
- a CDS encoding histidine kinase dimerization/phosphoacceptor domain -containing protein, protein MPRWLTSVCVGLLATTCAGVLRFALDLLVPGAAVFPLIFPAAMIATLFAGWRAGATCGTISILFSWYYLFPIRGSFLFENPAAAVSVGNVAVACAITVTLAEIFRRAVHRVARERDRELAERDLLLEEFEHRVKNNFALVASLLEMQRRRAGSGETAEALTTALSRIESIARARIAISIAAAVRPAWSTSLPISTNSAPRWPRRCSCAARSR, encoded by the coding sequence TTGCCACGCTGGCTGACGTCGGTGTGCGTCGGGTTGCTCGCGACGACCTGTGCCGGCGTGTTGCGCTTCGCGCTCGACCTGCTCGTGCCGGGCGCGGCGGTATTCCCGCTGATCTTCCCCGCGGCGATGATCGCCACCTTGTTCGCCGGATGGCGCGCCGGAGCGACCTGCGGCACGATCTCGATCCTCTTCTCCTGGTATTATCTGTTTCCGATCCGCGGCTCGTTCCTGTTCGAGAACCCGGCGGCGGCGGTATCGGTCGGCAATGTCGCGGTCGCCTGCGCGATCACCGTGACGCTCGCCGAGATCTTCCGCCGCGCGGTCCACCGCGTGGCGCGCGAGCGTGACCGTGAACTGGCCGAGCGCGACCTGCTGCTCGAGGAATTCGAACACCGCGTGAAGAATAATTTCGCGCTGGTCGCCTCGCTGCTCGAGATGCAGCGGCGCCGCGCGGGCAGCGGCGAGACCGCGGAGGCGCTCACCACGGCGCTGTCGCGGATCGAAAGCATCGCGCGCGCGCGCATCGCCATCTCTATCGCGGCAGCGGTTCGCCCGGCATGGTCGACATCGCTGCCTATCTCCACGAACTCTGCGCCGCGCTGGCCGAGGCGCTGTTCCTGCGCGGCGCGATCGCGCTGA